In Micromonospora sp. WMMA1363, a genomic segment contains:
- a CDS encoding UDP-N-acetylmuramate dehydrogenase produces the protein MSEVYIQSTTGAEPDALCHLARYTTLRLGGLAARVVTATSADEIVRSVREAGEPVLILAGGSNVVIGDAGFPGTVVLVRSRGVQVVADDAGTVTVRVEAGEPWDDLVAATVANGWSGLECLSGIPGSTGATPIQNVGAYGQEVAETIVGVRVYDRVAGRTTTLAAADCGFAYRSSIFKNSDRWVVLSVDFRLTRSPLSGPIRYAELARALDVEVGDRVPLADARAVVLRLRAGKGMVLDAADPDTWSVGSFFTNPVLDRAAYERLRERAADVGEPPSWPGAEDTVKVSAAWLIDRAGFGKGHPGPDGAVTISTKHTLALTHRSGAARTEDLVALAREIRAGVESRFGVTLHPEPVLINCTL, from the coding sequence GTGTCAGAGGTCTACATCCAGTCGACAACCGGTGCCGAACCCGACGCTTTGTGCCACCTGGCCCGATACACGACACTTCGGCTCGGTGGCCTCGCGGCCCGCGTCGTCACCGCAACCAGCGCCGACGAGATCGTCCGCAGCGTACGGGAGGCGGGCGAGCCGGTCCTGATCCTCGCCGGTGGCAGCAACGTGGTGATCGGCGACGCGGGCTTCCCCGGGACCGTGGTCCTGGTCCGGTCCCGGGGGGTCCAGGTGGTCGCGGATGACGCCGGCACCGTCACCGTGCGGGTCGAGGCCGGCGAACCGTGGGACGACCTGGTCGCGGCCACGGTGGCCAACGGCTGGTCCGGCCTGGAGTGCCTTTCCGGGATCCCCGGGTCCACCGGAGCCACCCCGATCCAGAACGTCGGCGCGTACGGGCAGGAGGTCGCGGAGACGATCGTCGGGGTGCGGGTCTACGACCGGGTGGCCGGCCGCACCACCACCCTCGCTGCCGCCGACTGCGGCTTCGCGTACCGGTCCAGCATCTTCAAGAACAGCGACCGCTGGGTGGTGCTGTCGGTCGACTTCCGCCTGACCCGGTCGCCGCTGTCCGGTCCGATCCGGTACGCGGAGCTGGCCCGGGCGCTCGACGTCGAGGTCGGTGACCGGGTGCCGCTGGCCGACGCGCGGGCCGTCGTGCTGCGGCTGCGCGCCGGCAAGGGCATGGTGCTGGACGCCGCCGACCCGGACACCTGGTCGGTCGGGTCGTTCTTCACCAACCCGGTGCTCGACCGGGCCGCGTACGAGCGGCTGCGGGAGCGGGCCGCCGACGTCGGTGAGCCGCCGTCCTGGCCCGGCGCCGAGGATACGGTGAAGGTCAGCGCCGCCTGGCTGATCGACAGGGCCGGCTTCGGTAAGGGCCACCCCGGTCCGGACGGCGCCGTCACCATCTCCACCAAGCACACCCTGGCCCTGACCCACCGCAGCGGCGCCGCCCGGACGGAGGACCTGGTCGCCCTCGCCCGCGAGATCCGCGCAGGCGTCGAATCCCGCTTCGGCGTAACCCTCCACCCCGAACCTGTCCTCATCAACTGCACCCTGTAA
- a CDS encoding maleylpyruvate isomerase N-terminal domain-containing protein, translating into MSRLHGTKDFWIGALRAEGPAFAAAIAQAPPETPVLSCPGWTVTDLTLHLAGVYHWVHGVAGAAATTAPVGGSRPPRPGPDETPLELWQQAYDQLMARFDALDPEAPAWNWAPQPKKAGFWPRRMAHETAVHRWDAQLAIAAGEPIESKLAADGVSEVLDTWLPAGRRRPGGPWHGLVQLSAADAGQEWFLRLRGEGVALLDTATILDHDAHHARVQVSGTASDLLLALWGRVSFDTLTVAGDRTLLAGLRAD; encoded by the coding sequence ATGAGCAGACTGCACGGCACGAAGGACTTCTGGATCGGGGCGCTCCGGGCGGAGGGCCCCGCGTTCGCCGCCGCGATCGCGCAGGCGCCGCCCGAGACACCGGTGCTCTCCTGTCCCGGCTGGACCGTGACCGATCTGACGCTGCACCTCGCGGGGGTCTACCACTGGGTGCACGGGGTGGCCGGCGCAGCCGCCACCACCGCGCCGGTCGGCGGCTCCCGCCCGCCCCGGCCGGGTCCCGACGAGACCCCGCTGGAGCTCTGGCAGCAGGCGTACGACCAGCTGATGGCCCGTTTCGACGCGCTGGACCCGGAGGCGCCGGCCTGGAACTGGGCGCCCCAGCCGAAGAAGGCGGGGTTCTGGCCGCGCCGGATGGCGCACGAGACGGCCGTGCACCGGTGGGACGCCCAGCTCGCCATCGCGGCCGGCGAGCCGATCGAGTCGAAGCTCGCGGCGGACGGGGTGAGCGAGGTGCTGGACACCTGGCTGCCCGCCGGCCGGCGCCGGCCGGGCGGGCCGTGGCACGGGTTGGTGCAGCTGTCCGCTGCCGACGCCGGACAGGAGTGGTTCCTGCGGCTGCGCGGCGAGGGGGTGGCGCTGCTCGACACCGCGACGATCCTCGACCACGATGCGCACCACGCCCGCGTCCAGGTCAGCGGCACGGCCAGCGACCTGCTGCTGGCGTTGTGGGGCCGGGTCAGCTTCGACACGCTCACCGTCGCCGGTGACCGCACCCTGCTGGCCGGTCTCCGCGCCGACTGA
- a CDS encoding extracellular solute-binding protein has translation MGATSRRRLAAVAFVAATALFASAACGGAGDDAGDGTVTLTVDVFGQFGYDELYQEYIAANPGVKIVERGTGSNLDEYSPKLTQWLAAGNGAGDVVAIEEGLLVEYKANPDNFVNLLDHGAAELKGNFLDWKWNGGLTADGKHLIGLGTDVGGMAMCYRTDLFAKAGLPTERDAVSALWPTWPDYIRVGERFVAAKTGAAFLDAATNTFNTIVLQTAGNTSGYHYYDTSDNLVVDTNPAVKQAWDTTMDIIDSGLSGRYGAWSEEWVAAFKQAKFATIACPAWMTGVIEGNAGEAAKGKWDIARVPGTGGNWGGSYLAVPKQSKHQDEAIKLAKFLTSAEGQIGAFKAKGPLPSSPQALDDPAITDATNAYFSDAPVGQIFAAGARSLKPVYMGPKNQAVRTEVENAVRTVELGQRTPERGWTDAVTNSKKAAAK, from the coding sequence ATGGGTGCCACCTCGCGCCGCCGCCTCGCGGCCGTCGCCTTCGTCGCCGCCACCGCGCTGTTCGCCAGCGCCGCCTGCGGCGGTGCTGGCGACGACGCCGGCGACGGCACCGTCACGCTGACCGTCGACGTGTTCGGCCAGTTCGGCTACGACGAGCTGTACCAGGAGTACATCGCCGCCAACCCCGGCGTGAAGATCGTCGAACGGGGCACCGGCAGCAACCTCGACGAGTACTCACCGAAGCTCACCCAGTGGCTCGCGGCCGGCAACGGCGCCGGCGACGTGGTCGCGATCGAGGAAGGGCTGCTGGTCGAGTACAAGGCCAACCCGGACAACTTCGTGAACCTGCTCGACCACGGCGCGGCCGAACTGAAGGGCAACTTCCTGGACTGGAAGTGGAACGGCGGACTCACCGCCGACGGCAAGCACCTCATCGGGCTCGGCACCGACGTCGGGGGCATGGCGATGTGCTACCGCACCGACCTGTTCGCCAAGGCCGGCCTGCCGACCGAGCGGGACGCCGTGTCCGCGCTATGGCCTACCTGGCCAGACTACATCCGGGTCGGCGAGAGGTTCGTGGCGGCGAAGACCGGCGCGGCGTTCCTGGACGCGGCCACCAACACGTTCAACACGATCGTGCTCCAGACCGCGGGCAACACCTCGGGCTACCACTACTACGACACCAGCGACAACCTGGTGGTCGACACCAACCCCGCCGTGAAGCAGGCCTGGGACACCACCATGGACATCATCGACTCCGGCCTGTCCGGCAGGTACGGCGCCTGGTCGGAGGAGTGGGTCGCCGCGTTCAAGCAGGCCAAGTTCGCCACCATCGCCTGCCCCGCCTGGATGACCGGGGTCATCGAGGGCAACGCCGGCGAGGCGGCCAAGGGCAAGTGGGACATCGCCCGGGTGCCCGGCACCGGCGGCAACTGGGGCGGCTCGTACCTCGCCGTGCCGAAGCAGAGCAAGCACCAGGACGAGGCGATCAAGCTCGCCAAGTTCCTGACCAGCGCCGAGGGCCAGATCGGCGCGTTCAAGGCCAAGGGGCCACTGCCGTCCTCGCCACAGGCGCTGGACGACCCGGCGATCACCGACGCCACCAACGCGTACTTCTCGGACGCCCCGGTGGGGCAGATCTTCGCCGCCGGGGCGAGGAGCCTGAAGCCGGTCTACATGGGCCCGAAGAACCAGGCGGTACGCACCGAGGTGGAGAACGCCGTACGCACCGTGGAGCTCGGTCAGCGTACGCCCGAGCGGGGCTGGACCGACGCGGTGACGAACTCGAAGAAGGCCGCCGCCAAGTAG
- a CDS encoding sugar ABC transporter permease: protein MSVQLAQPPATAAPPTRPARSHRLSRLDERWSPYLYIAPFFLLFAVFGAYPLAYTLWVSLHDWDLLGTDPTFVGAENYTRLLVDTDFWHSVVNTLGIFVLSTVPQMLAALWLANLLNRQLRFRTGWRMAVLVPNVTSTAAVAIVFGVLFGREFGMVNWLLDVVGVDAVDWESNRVASWVAISTMVDWRWTGYNALIFLAAMQAIPRDLYESAAIDGASRARQFWSITVPLLKPTIFFVVIISTIGGLQLFTEPRLFHSGTNPIRGGPLRESQTVTMYMFENAFAPHYNFGYGSAVAWLLFLLIAVVAVANVLIIRRLGTGAGKGGRG from the coding sequence ATGAGCGTGCAGCTTGCCCAGCCGCCGGCAACGGCGGCACCACCCACCCGGCCCGCCCGCTCACACCGGCTCAGCCGGCTCGACGAGCGCTGGTCGCCCTACCTCTACATCGCCCCGTTCTTCCTGCTCTTCGCGGTCTTCGGGGCCTACCCGCTGGCATACACGCTCTGGGTGTCCCTACACGACTGGGATCTGCTCGGCACCGATCCGACCTTCGTCGGCGCCGAGAACTACACCCGGCTGCTGGTGGACACCGACTTCTGGCACTCCGTCGTCAACACCCTGGGCATCTTCGTCCTCTCCACCGTCCCACAGATGCTCGCCGCGCTCTGGCTGGCGAACCTGCTGAACCGGCAGCTCCGGTTCCGGACCGGCTGGCGGATGGCGGTACTGGTCCCGAACGTCACCTCCACCGCCGCGGTGGCGATCGTCTTCGGGGTGCTGTTCGGCCGCGAGTTCGGCATGGTCAACTGGCTACTCGACGTGGTCGGAGTCGACGCGGTCGACTGGGAGTCCAACCGGGTCGCCTCCTGGGTCGCCATCTCCACCATGGTGGACTGGCGGTGGACCGGCTACAATGCGCTGATCTTCCTCGCCGCGATGCAGGCCATCCCCCGCGACCTCTACGAATCGGCGGCGATCGACGGCGCGAGCCGGGCCCGACAGTTCTGGTCGATCACCGTCCCGCTACTCAAGCCGACGATCTTCTTCGTGGTCATCATCTCCACCATCGGCGGCCTCCAACTCTTCACCGAGCCCCGCCTCTTCCACTCCGGGACCAACCCGATCCGCGGCGGTCCGCTGCGCGAGTCGCAGACGGTGACCATGTACATGTTCGAGAACGCGTTCGCCCCGCACTACAACTTCGGATACGGCTCGGCGGTGGCCTGGCTGCTGTTCCTGCTCATCGCCGTCGTGGCGGTGGCCAACGTGCTGATCATCCGGCGGCTGGGCACCGGCGCCGGGAAGGGAGGCCGGGGATGA
- a CDS encoding carbohydrate ABC transporter permease, which produces MSRLWRASPLTYGALVVAAFASIFPIWWMFVVASRSSDAMGQLPPPVTPGGNLGANISRLFANTDAYFLTGLINSTIVATTVTVSVVFFSTLAGFAFAKLRFRGRNALLMVIIATMMVPTQLGVIPLYLLMTKLNWNDRLPAVIVPALVTGFGVFMMRQYAAQAVSAELIEAARVDGCGTARIYWNVVLPALRPAAAVLGLLTFMTTWNDFLWPYAVLNDPENPTVQLSLRALSDGYYQDMSQVFTGTALATLPLLLVFVLFGRQIIGGIMEGAVKA; this is translated from the coding sequence ATGAGCCGGCTCTGGCGGGCCAGCCCGCTCACGTACGGCGCCCTGGTGGTCGCCGCGTTCGCCTCGATCTTCCCGATCTGGTGGATGTTCGTGGTCGCGAGCCGGTCCAGCGACGCCATGGGTCAGCTCCCGCCGCCGGTCACCCCCGGCGGCAACCTGGGCGCGAACATCTCCCGGCTCTTCGCCAACACCGACGCCTACTTCCTCACCGGCCTGATCAACTCGACGATCGTGGCGACCACGGTGACCGTGTCCGTGGTGTTCTTCTCCACCCTGGCCGGGTTCGCCTTCGCCAAGCTGCGGTTCCGCGGGCGCAACGCGCTGCTGATGGTCATCATCGCGACGATGATGGTGCCCACCCAGCTCGGCGTCATCCCGCTGTACCTGCTGATGACGAAGCTCAACTGGAACGACCGACTGCCGGCCGTGATCGTCCCGGCCCTGGTCACCGGGTTCGGGGTGTTCATGATGCGCCAGTACGCGGCCCAGGCGGTCAGCGCCGAGCTGATCGAGGCGGCCCGCGTCGACGGTTGCGGCACGGCACGCATCTACTGGAACGTGGTGCTGCCGGCGCTCCGCCCGGCCGCCGCCGTCCTCGGCCTGCTCACCTTCATGACCACCTGGAACGACTTCCTCTGGCCCTATGCTGTGCTCAACGACCCGGAAAACCCGACCGTGCAGTTGTCACTGCGGGCTCTGTCAGACGGGTACTACCAGGACATGTCCCAGGTCTTCACCGGGACGGCCCTCGCGACCCTCCCGCTGTTGCTGGTCTTCGTCCTGTTCGGCCGGCAGATCATCGGCGGGATCATGGAAGGTGCGGTCAAGGCGTGA
- a CDS encoding GH1 family beta-glucosidase gives MSQLRFPEHFVWGAATAAYQIEGAARDDGRGPSIWDTFSRTPGKVYRGHTGDVACDHYHRYAEDVALMAELGLRAYRFSVAWPRIQPDGTGPVNPRGLDFYDRLVDTLLDRNINPIVTLYHWDLPQTLADRGGWTNRETAEHFATYATAVHARLGDRVGVWTTLNEPWCSAYLGYGNGVHAPGVQDPAAAFTAVHHLLLAHGLAARALRAAGAETVGITLNTADVRPADPDSAADNAAVRLVDGLHNRIFLDPLLRAAYPEDVLDQVGRLVEPTYVRDGDEKLIAAPIDLLGVNYYAPTYVAGRPDGAGGGGAYPGTDGAVEFLPPAGPLTDMGWMIEPAGLTRMLERLAADYPGVPLLVTENGAAFPDEASPEPAGEVVDTDRIAYLDGHLRAAHEAIARGVDLRGYLVWSLLDNFEWAEGYRKRFGIVHVDYLTQRRTPKASARWYQEVISRNGL, from the coding sequence GTGAGTCAACTCCGGTTTCCCGAGCACTTCGTCTGGGGGGCGGCCACCGCCGCCTACCAGATCGAGGGCGCGGCCCGCGACGACGGTCGCGGACCCTCGATCTGGGACACCTTCAGCCGTACCCCCGGCAAGGTCTACCGGGGGCACACCGGCGACGTCGCGTGCGACCACTACCACCGGTACGCCGAGGACGTGGCCCTGATGGCGGAGCTGGGTCTGCGCGCGTACCGCTTCTCCGTCGCCTGGCCGCGGATCCAGCCGGACGGCACCGGCCCCGTCAACCCACGCGGGCTGGACTTCTACGACCGGCTGGTCGACACGCTGCTCGACCGGAACATCAACCCGATCGTCACGCTCTACCACTGGGACCTGCCGCAGACACTGGCGGACCGGGGCGGGTGGACCAACCGGGAGACCGCGGAGCACTTCGCCACCTACGCCACCGCCGTGCACGCCCGGCTGGGCGACCGGGTGGGCGTGTGGACCACGCTCAACGAGCCCTGGTGCTCGGCCTACCTGGGGTACGGCAACGGCGTGCACGCGCCCGGGGTGCAGGACCCGGCCGCGGCCTTCACCGCCGTACACCACCTGCTGCTCGCGCACGGCCTGGCGGCCCGCGCGCTGCGTGCGGCCGGCGCGGAGACCGTGGGGATCACCCTCAACACCGCCGATGTCCGTCCGGCCGACCCCGACAGCGCGGCGGACAACGCCGCGGTGCGCCTGGTCGACGGCCTACACAACCGGATCTTCCTCGATCCGCTGCTGCGCGCCGCCTATCCGGAGGACGTGCTGGACCAGGTCGGGCGACTCGTCGAGCCGACGTACGTCCGGGACGGGGACGAGAAGCTGATCGCCGCGCCGATCGACCTGCTCGGAGTGAACTACTACGCACCCACGTACGTCGCCGGACGACCGGACGGCGCGGGGGGCGGGGGCGCCTACCCGGGCACCGACGGCGCCGTGGAGTTCCTGCCGCCCGCCGGTCCGCTCACCGACATGGGCTGGATGATCGAGCCGGCCGGCCTGACCCGGATGCTGGAACGCCTCGCCGCCGACTACCCCGGGGTGCCGCTGCTGGTCACCGAGAACGGCGCGGCCTTCCCGGACGAGGCCAGCCCGGAGCCGGCCGGGGAGGTGGTCGACACCGACCGCATCGCGTACCTGGACGGGCACCTGCGCGCCGCGCACGAGGCCATCGCCCGGGGGGTGGACCTGCGGGGCTATCTCGTATGGTCACTGTTGGACAACTTCGAGTGGGCCGAGGGGTACCGGAAGCGGTTCGGGATCGTCCACGTCGACTACCTGACCCAGCGGCGCACACCGAAGGCGAGCGCCCGCTGGTACCAGGAGGTGATCTCCCGGAACGGGCTGTGA
- a CDS encoding LacI family DNA-binding transcriptional regulator, with protein MTTAQRPTLEAVARRAGVSRATVSRVVNGSTTVAEPIREAVRRAVAELGYVPNLAARSLVTQRTDSIALVMPEAATRVFSDDQFFPGIIRGVSQELEAADKQLVLMLAGSPAGHERVERYTTGRHVDGVLFASLHADDPLPATLAGIGIPVVCGGRPLDDAPLPYVDVDHVGGVNRAVQHLIDSGRRRITTIAGPQDMVGGIERLTGYRETVAAAGLPERVAFGDFTRESGMTAMRQLLAEHPDLDAVFAASDLMAHAALRTLRAAGRRVPDDVAVIGFDDIETAAYTEPPLTTVRQPIQEIGRQMTRQLLRLAAGEHIEPAVVLPTELVLRDSA; from the coding sequence ATGACAACAGCGCAGCGGCCGACCCTCGAAGCGGTGGCCCGGCGGGCCGGGGTCTCCCGGGCCACCGTCTCCCGTGTGGTGAACGGCTCCACCACCGTGGCCGAACCGATCCGGGAGGCGGTCCGCCGCGCGGTCGCCGAGCTGGGTTACGTGCCGAACCTGGCCGCCCGCAGCCTGGTCACCCAGCGCACCGACTCGATCGCGCTGGTGATGCCCGAGGCTGCCACCCGGGTCTTCTCCGACGACCAGTTCTTCCCCGGCATCATCCGAGGCGTCAGCCAGGAGCTGGAGGCGGCCGACAAGCAGCTGGTGCTGATGCTGGCGGGCTCACCGGCCGGGCACGAGCGGGTCGAGCGGTACACCACCGGGCGACACGTCGACGGGGTGCTCTTCGCGTCCCTGCACGCCGACGATCCGCTGCCCGCGACGCTCGCCGGGATCGGCATACCGGTGGTGTGCGGCGGCCGGCCGCTGGACGACGCCCCGCTGCCGTACGTCGACGTCGACCATGTCGGCGGGGTGAACCGGGCCGTGCAACACCTCATCGACAGCGGCCGACGGCGGATCACCACCATCGCCGGCCCACAGGACATGGTGGGCGGCATCGAACGGCTCACCGGCTACCGGGAGACGGTGGCCGCCGCCGGACTGCCCGAGCGGGTCGCGTTCGGGGACTTCACCCGGGAGTCCGGGATGACGGCGATGCGTCAACTCCTCGCCGAGCACCCGGACCTGGACGCGGTCTTCGCCGCCTCCGACCTGATGGCGCACGCCGCCCTACGGACGCTGCGTGCGGCGGGGCGACGGGTGCCGGACGACGTGGCGGTGATCGGCTTCGACGACATCGAAACCGCCGCCTACACCGAGCCGCCGCTCACCACGGTCCGCCAGCCGATCCAGGAAATCGGCCGGCAGATGACCCGCCAACTGCTGCGCCTGGCCGCTGGCGAGCACATCGAACCGGCCGTCGTTCTCCCCACCGAGCTGGTCCTCCGCGACTCCGCCTGA
- a CDS encoding Rid family hydrolase, with the protein MPHLRHVPHLADAEYAYVATVEPPARLVFTAGACPLDADGRTVAPDDHVAQARQVMANLETALASAGARLSDVVKTTVYVASAHRPDLVTVWQVVRDAFGDHDPPSTLLGVTVLGYPDQLVEVEAVAAVTA; encoded by the coding sequence GTGCCGCATCTTCGCCACGTTCCCCACCTCGCCGACGCCGAGTACGCCTACGTCGCCACGGTCGAGCCACCGGCGCGCCTCGTCTTCACCGCCGGCGCCTGCCCGCTCGACGCCGACGGTCGTACCGTCGCTCCCGATGACCACGTCGCCCAGGCGCGGCAGGTGATGGCCAACCTGGAGACGGCCCTCGCGTCGGCCGGCGCCCGCCTGTCCGACGTCGTCAAGACCACGGTGTACGTGGCCTCGGCGCACCGGCCCGACCTGGTGACGGTCTGGCAGGTCGTCCGGGACGCCTTCGGTGACCACGACCCGCCCAGCACCCTGCTCGGCGTCACCGTCCTCGGCTACCCGGACCAACTCGTCGAGGTCGAGGCAGTCGCCGCCGTGACGGCGTGA
- a CDS encoding GNAT family N-acetyltransferase — MRIRPAVPDDAPAVVALRAHVLPHLVRGVPSTRQMIAQPPRDQHWTAVVAEVDGEIVGWVSAFRNAGTSRPVGEISLLHVHPEHRGRGIGTGLLDTALDHLAPLRLPLLRGRALPETLPFARRRGFTPSREERFSGLDLASLPPLPAAPAGVRLVPLSEIDPRRVYEVEVAASADEPGDVPSDALTYEHWQADTWDNVGLDREASTGAEVDGVLAAISLVERDGARMWTDYTGAVPAYRGRGLATAVKLAALHRAAAGGVTVAYTGNDEANAPMLAINARLGYRPVASQWSCLRETA, encoded by the coding sequence ATGCGCATCCGTCCCGCCGTCCCGGACGACGCGCCCGCCGTCGTGGCGCTGCGCGCCCATGTCCTGCCGCACCTGGTGCGCGGCGTCCCGTCGACCCGCCAGATGATCGCGCAACCGCCGAGAGACCAGCACTGGACGGCGGTCGTGGCCGAGGTCGACGGTGAGATCGTCGGGTGGGTCTCGGCGTTCCGCAACGCCGGAACGAGCAGGCCGGTCGGCGAGATCTCGCTGCTGCACGTCCACCCCGAGCACCGGGGACGGGGCATCGGAACCGGGCTCCTGGACACCGCCCTGGACCATCTCGCCCCGCTCCGGCTCCCACTGCTGCGCGGTCGCGCGCTGCCGGAGACCCTGCCGTTCGCCCGACGACGCGGATTCACGCCGAGCCGGGAGGAACGCTTCTCCGGGCTGGATCTGGCGTCCCTGCCACCACTGCCCGCCGCGCCCGCCGGCGTACGGCTGGTGCCGCTGTCCGAGATCGACCCGCGCCGGGTGTACGAGGTGGAGGTCGCCGCCAGCGCCGACGAGCCGGGGGACGTCCCCTCCGACGCCCTCACATACGAGCACTGGCAGGCCGACACGTGGGACAACGTCGGCCTGGACCGGGAAGCCAGCACAGGCGCGGAGGTCGACGGCGTGCTGGCCGCGATCAGCCTGGTCGAGCGCGACGGCGCGCGGATGTGGACGGACTACACCGGCGCCGTGCCGGCGTACCGGGGACGCGGGCTGGCCACCGCCGTGAAGCTCGCCGCCCTGCACCGGGCCGCGGCGGGCGGCGTGACCGTCGCGTACACGGGCAACGACGAGGCGAACGCGCCGATGCTGGCGATCAACGCGCGCCTCGGCTACCGCCCGGTCGCCTCCCAGTGGAGTTGCCTCCGCGAGACGGCCTGA
- a CDS encoding O-acetyl-ADP-ribose deacetylase — protein MEITLVEGDVTVQQVDVIVNAANSSLPGGGGVDGAIHRKGGPAILAECRHLRASRYGRGLPTGQAVATTAGNLPARWVVHTVGPVWSAAEDRSGLLRDCYATSLRVADELGASTIAFPLISAGVYRWPVDDAVRRALSVLRPAWPASVTEARLVLFGADTYAAARRVADEG, from the coding sequence ATGGAGATCACGTTGGTCGAGGGCGACGTCACCGTCCAGCAGGTCGACGTGATCGTCAACGCCGCCAACTCCTCACTACCGGGTGGCGGGGGAGTGGACGGCGCGATCCACCGCAAGGGCGGCCCGGCCATCCTGGCCGAGTGCCGACACCTGCGCGCGTCCCGGTACGGCCGGGGCCTGCCGACCGGGCAGGCGGTGGCCACCACCGCCGGCAACCTGCCCGCCCGCTGGGTCGTGCACACGGTCGGGCCGGTCTGGTCGGCCGCCGAGGACCGGTCCGGGTTGCTGCGTGACTGCTACGCGACCAGTCTCCGGGTCGCCGACGAGCTGGGCGCGTCGACGATCGCGTTCCCGCTGATCTCCGCCGGGGTGTACCGGTGGCCTGTTGACGACGCCGTGCGGCGGGCGCTGTCGGTGCTACGCCCTGCCTGGCCCGCCAGCGTCACCGAGGCACGGCTGGTCCTGTTCGGCGCGGACACGTACGCCGCTGCCCGGCGAGTCGCCGACGAGGGCTGA
- a CDS encoding EI24 domain-containing protein, with translation MRAPLDLAAPLTGAAGRFLTGVGLFLRGLGLYVRSPGLMLLGVVPALVSGALFIGAFATLAYFVDDLAALLTPFADGWSDTWRSMVRVVAGLALLGLGGLLGVVAFTAVTLVIGDPFYEKISERVEERFGGTPNAVDVPFWASLRHSAADSLRLVGLSVLFGVPLFAAGFIPVVGQTVVPVLGAAVGGWLLAVELVGAPFYRRGLRLPDRRAALSADRPTTIGFGTAVFVCFLIPLGAVLLMPAAVAGATLLARRTLGQPTTEG, from the coding sequence GTGCGCGCTCCCCTCGACCTCGCCGCGCCCCTGACCGGGGCCGCCGGTCGGTTCCTCACCGGCGTCGGGCTGTTCCTGCGTGGCCTCGGCCTGTATGTCCGCAGCCCCGGCCTGATGCTGCTCGGCGTCGTGCCGGCGCTGGTCTCCGGGGCGCTCTTCATCGGCGCGTTCGCCACACTGGCGTACTTCGTGGACGACCTGGCGGCGCTGCTCACGCCGTTCGCCGACGGCTGGTCGGACACCTGGCGCAGCATGGTCCGGGTGGTCGCGGGGCTGGCCCTGCTCGGGCTGGGCGGCCTGCTCGGGGTGGTTGCGTTCACCGCCGTCACCCTGGTCATCGGCGATCCGTTCTACGAAAAGATCTCCGAGCGGGTGGAGGAGCGGTTCGGCGGCACGCCGAACGCCGTGGACGTGCCGTTCTGGGCGTCGCTGCGGCACAGTGCGGCCGACTCGCTGCGCCTGGTGGGGCTGTCGGTGCTGTTCGGCGTGCCGCTCTTCGCCGCCGGTTTCATCCCGGTGGTCGGCCAGACCGTGGTGCCGGTGCTCGGCGCGGCGGTCGGCGGTTGGCTGCTCGCCGTGGAGCTGGTCGGCGCACCCTTCTATCGGCGGGGGCTGCGGTTGCCGGACCGGCGGGCGGCGCTCAGCGCCGACCGGCCGACCACGATCGGCTTCGGGACGGCGGTCTTCGTCTGCTTCCTGATCCCGCTCGGCGCGGTGCTGCTGATGCCGGCCGCCGTCGCCGGCGCCACCCTGCTGGCCCGCCGCACGCTCGGCCAGCCGACGACGGAGGGCTGA